ACCGGTATGGAATACCGTGTCAGATTGGTGGCTGTAAAAGAAGCAGTTATCGGCGAAGTGGTGGATCAGTGCCGCTCTCAAAACGATCCGGGAGTAGAGATCATCCTGTATCAGGCTATACTCAAGGGCAATAAATTCGATTTCGTCTTGCAGAAATGCACCGAGATCGGGGTTTCCGGGTTTGTCCCAATTCTCTGTGAGCGATGTGTTGCTGGCAGTCCCAGCGATACCCGTATCAATAGATGGCATCAGATTCTCATCGAGGCGGCCGAACAGTCCAGGCGAGGCAAGGTTCCCGCACTGTACCCGGTGATGGATTTTCGGCAGGCCTGCGAGAAAGCGGGATATTTTTCATTATTGCCGTGGGAAGGCGAGCAAAATGCTGGGATCAAGACTGCTATCAGCAATGTCCCTGATGCAAGACAGATGAATATCTTCATTGGCCCCGAAGGCGGATTCACCCAAAGCGAAGTCGATTTTGCCCGAAGCAAGGGAATCAATCCGGTCACTCTGGGCAGGCGTATCCTTCGTGCCGAGACTGCCGGTCTGGTAGCGGGCGTTGCCATACTTTACGAGAGAGACGAACTCAGCGGCGCTCAGTTGACATAATGTAGTCAATGGAATTGAATGTGAAAGAAGACAGAAATAAGACGATCACCGTCAACCGAAAGGCCTATCACGACTACTTCATTGAGGAATCAATCGAGGCTGGAATCGTGTTGACCGGCAC
This Dehalococcoidia bacterium DNA region includes the following protein-coding sequences:
- a CDS encoding RsmE family RNA methyltransferase — its product is MHRFFIPPDWIKGDRVVINGSQARQLRDVLRLKPGDLITVLDNTGMEYRVRLVAVKEAVIGEVVDQCRSQNDPGVEIILYQAILKGNKFDFVLQKCTEIGVSGFVPILCERCVAGSPSDTRINRWHQILIEAAEQSRRGKVPALYPVMDFRQACEKAGYFSLLPWEGEQNAGIKTAISNVPDARQMNIFIGPEGGFTQSEVDFARSKGINPVTLGRRILRAETAGLVAGVAILYERDELSGAQLT